ACTAGAATTGCTAAAATGAGAGCAGCTGACACTAGCCAACACTGGCAATCATGTGGTATAACTGTGACTCTCATTATTGCTTGTGCAAATGCAAatgccatcttttaaaaaaagtttggtaGCTTCTTATGAGATAAAACTTACTCTTATAACAACCTGGCCATATAACTCCTATGTTGGGTTTCTTTTCACCCAATTGAATTCATTTACGTTCACCCCAAAAATCTGTACTTGAATTTTTACAACAGTTTTTGTTCATAATTCCCCCCaattagaaacaatccaaatgtactttaaaaagtaaatcagggcacctgcgtggctcagtcagttaagggtccaacttttgatttcggctcaggtcatgatctcacggttttgtgagtttgaaccccacatggggctctgtgctgaccctgcagagactgcttgggattctttctctccctctctgtctgcctgtcccctgctcatgctcgctcgctctctctcaaaaataaatttttaaaaattacaaaaatagaaaaaataaaataaaaagtaaacaaaaaactatggtatatccatacaattaAACTATTACtctacaaataaaaagaatgtacCACCATAACATCAAAAATATGAATGTATCTCAAATGCTTTATGCTAAGGAAAAGAAGTCAGACTCAAAGACTGTGTcctgattccatttacatgatatTTTGCAATAGACAAAGAAATCTGATTGGTGGTTGGCCGGAAATGATGTTCAGAAAATAGACTGACTAAAAGGGGTAAATAATATGTTTGAATGATGAAAATTTCTGTCGTGATTGTGGTGGTGCTTACATGattgtgtaaattttttaaaactcacagaactctatacaaaaaataatgcattttactgtaggtaaattatacctcaataacaAAATAAGGAATTAGTCTTCGTTATTTATTAATCCTAGCATAGCACTTAggcacaaaaaaaatcaaatagtaagGAATTTGGAGTGTTGGCTCAACATCAGTTTATATGATAAAGACGTGAAGTTTTCAATGATATTTCAATACTTGGTAtctacttaaaacttaaaaagccaaagcaatcttaaacaCATTAGGAATAATTACGAAGAAGTCCAAATTACTAGAATTTGATTGGATTGTGAGCTGGTTGAAGGCAAAGATCATTTGTTACTTTTAAGTAGCAGGGTACTAATTAGATATACACAGGGATTTGtgatcatattaaaataaaaacctcattATACTATTCAAAGTGGGCTAGATGCTGAAACAAACAGTTCCCAATAACCATGGCATaacacaataaaatttatttcttattatacaAATTCTCATGTGGGTGACACTGGTATGGCTAGATCTCATCTGGTCAATGACTCAGGATCCAGGCCTCCTCTGCCCTCTGAGCCCCCAGAGTCCTGTGCCGGATCCCCTGTATGGGGGTGACTTCAGAGCAAAACAGTGAAGAATGGAGGCTGGTGGTTGGGAGATTTCAGCAGGTCAGGCCTGGAAatggtatattttctttctttgcatctaCATTTCAGAAGTTAGAACTCACCGTGAAGTAGAGGAAATGAGTTTAGGAGCAAATAGCGAGTTTCTGCCACATGCATTGGATTCTGACTTGATTAGACTACATTTGAGATCATGTTTTATTTCAGACCTCTATATTTTAAAAGGGATATTTAGAATATTCAAACCCCATAGAAGCCCTTGATAGTAAGAAGTCTGAAATCATGCAAATGACTACGTGAGGAGCATTTAGCTTGATCGTTTCCTCCTCTCAGTGTCTCTCAGGTGAAGGACCCCATAGCCAGCCATGTGGTCTTCAGTCTCAACAGACCAGACCAAAGAATCTGACCCAGATTGGAGGTCCAGTCTGCTTCTAAAGCCAGTTTGCTTCTTATCCAAGAAATAAATAGTACAAAGAATATTTTCAGACACAGGTGGAGAACacattatatttcatataaacacTCATTTCACTGCAGCCCATGTAGTGGGATATCAAGTCAATATCCACAATATTATGTCATATAAAGAAAGAACTTCTTTAATCAATGAACTAGGTCATCAAGGCCTAATGTCTGGGTATCCAGTCTTGAAGCTTCTATTGTGAGAACACCAGTGCAATCTACTCTTTATCTGTACCTGTTGTTCCTCAAGACTcagtgttttccatatttatccattttgggCTTACCATTAGAAGGCCAATCAGATTAGGGTGTCACAAATGCCAATTTCAAGAGCAGTGCAAGAGAAACTCTCCAGATGGTTTGTCTGCAGTGTAAACAATCTTCTACTTGGTCCTTATGACCCCATGTTTCCACTGATCCTTGAAATATCTATGGCAGATTGAAATGCTGAATACAGACTGTGGGATGGCTTGATTGGAGAATCAAAGTGCTGGTCTATAAGGTTTGGGGAGGAAATGTCTCTTTGTCAAGTTATCtgttcttttttgtaaaaaaaaaaaaaaaaaaaaaaaaaaagattttatttttaagaaatctccacacccagcatggggctcaaactcatgatcccaagatcaagagttgcatgctcttctgactgagccagtcgaGTGCTTCAAGTTAGCTGTTCTTTTGAGAAACAATTCTTACTTGCTGTTGGGACCTAACAGACCACAGGAATGCCTGGCTATGAGAAACCAGGTCACCATGCACCTGGAGCTGTCCATCAACACTGGCTTTGAGGAACAAATCCTAAAGCAGTATATGTCAGACTAGCCTGAGCAGACCCTGAAGACTCCAACAACCGTTATAAACAGCTGACTTATACTCCCATTGTGCCTGTTCCTGTCACCCTGCCACTGAGCCGTCAACCCATAATATGGCCTTTCTACATAATCCCTGTAACTATTTAACTGAGAAGGTGTGGCCCTGAAAGACCAGGGAAAAAAGAGCTCTTCTTAATGGGGAGGATTTTATATGGTACATTTCATCATAAATTTGCATGGCAGGAAGGTAATCAGAAGCCAGGATATGCACTGATTTAAAGGCCATGCATAATcttctacctcaaaataaaagacaacattTGGAGGACCAGGACACAGagctttaaggaagaaataagaataaacGTATATGTGTTCCGTAGGATTTCTCATGACAAAGGAAGTTCTCTGTTTCCATGTGGACAAGAATACAGGCACACCTCAGGAGTCAGTCAGCTTTATTTCCCAAGCACACCAGTGCTCATGGTGACAACAACGATGACTATCTATGGGTTAAACATACTGGATTTTATTTAGCCCAGACCAGTTCAATTACAATCATCATGGACCATCCATCTTGCCTATAGCAGAACCAACCATAAACCTCTGGAAGAACACAGTTCTCAGACTGTGCTCTCTAAATTCCATATCCCATCAAAAGGAGCCAGTACTTCTTGGAGAAATAATTCCAATTATAATGCAAGAAAGGTAAAAGATGGGCCTGTGAAATTGTATCACACCAGAAATAAGGGAGCTGTTGAAGACACTAGTGtcatgtggggaaaaaaactagGTAGCCAATTTGAATAGATTCTTTGGTAGCCAGAATAATGACCCCTAAAGATGCCCATGTCcttcagaacctgtgaatgttattCATTCACATTCATATACAGAACCTGCCCTACATGTTAAAAGGAAACAGTAGATGCATTTATATTAAGGATCCTCAAGTGGGGACATCATCCTGGATAATCTGTGTGATCCCAGACAAGGATCTGTATGGGAGCAAGGAGCAAGGCTGATCAGAGTCAGGAGAGAGACATGTGAGGATAGAAGTACAATTAGAGTCGGAGAGAGGTTTGAAGGTGCTGTGCTGACCTTCAGGGTGGAAAAAGGGGGCATGAGCCAAGGACTGGACGCTCCCTTAGGAAGATGGGACAAGCAAGAAGTCAGATTCTTCTCTAGCCCTCCAGAAAGGATACAGCCTCTGGACATCTAGATTTTGGCCTAGTGAagcccatttcagacttctgacctccagaactctaagataataattttgtgttgctttaagctgcAAAACTTGTGATTTGTTACCAAAAGGAAGGACTCCCACTCAATAAATATGGGACTATTTGAACACCAATAGGGATAATAATTGCAACAAGTAACAATACAGCAAATAAGTTTACATTGATGAGTTcatcatgattttttaaacatctcttttgttgtatttttaaaaagtggtaaagaaaggaaaaaaataaaaaatgtatcctgccttcctttcttctaccAACTAGATCTCAGGAAGATAAAACAGTAATGAGGAAGAAGTCTCTATCTATAAGTATTACAAATACTAAAGAGAAAGGGATGATAGAATACCACCACCTTGAAACCCctaataaattaatgaaactaGGTGAGTAGTTTTCTACTAGGGGTGATTTAGCcatcccaggggacatttggtaaTATCTGGAGATTTTTCTGTTGTCAAAACTGGAagtaggtggggagggggcacaatGGCCATTTGGTGGGTAGAGGTCAGGAATTTGAAAAATACCCTATAATGTACAGAATCGTCCCCACAAGAAATAACCATCTAGCCCAAAATGGCAATAGACATTAAGAAACCCTGCTATTGAGAATCCCTGAGCTAGGTAATTTAATAACTGCAGTAAACCCTAGAAAAGAGAAACTGAACACTGCGTCCTTCTTGACAGAAGTACATGCCACCATCTGAGAAATCTAGCCAGAAAACGAAATACATTTAAATCTGATCAAGCCTTCAGATCTAACAGGAGATACAAGGTCAATGGAACAAGCAaaaccacacttaaaaaaatccaaactgcATTGAAATCCACCTGGGAAAAACAGCAttgttttattcaacaaataattccaaggggaaaaaaggaaatgtaggGTGAACCTATAGATTAATCGAGTCTTCAGAGACATAGTAGAAAATGGCCACGTACGGATCTTACTTGGATTCTTTTGAACTATAATTTGTATACATATTtagggatttgtttgttttttacaaaatacCTCAGTGATGTTTTTATGGttattaaataatgaataagaCTTTAATTCTCAGATATTTTTTAGgatccaaatttttaaaaaggttttatttaatgGCCTTATTATTTAGAACATCATTTTGTTTTACCCCTGAATCAACAGTACTCTCCTCCCTTATACTGAGAATGCCATTCACAAACAGCTACTAATGAGGAATGTCTGTTGTCTGAAGGCATTCACTTATATTAATTAATGAGAATTTAAATTTCTGAGAAAAGACaatcttgaggggaaaaaagtctataaaatgaaaaagataaaagtaaaactTAACACATGGAATATAAAACTATACTCATCTGTTTCTACATATCTGAGAAGCCCGTTCTCaacatttcttcttcctgaaaaatGAAGATCTGGAAAACCCTTTAGGTGGTCCCAAACAAGCTAAGTTGCTGGAAGAGAGCAAAGGGCTCTTGGCTcttcgcggggcttgaacccatgaaccatgaggtcatgactgagctgaaatcaacagtggggttcttaatcaactgagccacccaggcaaccccccacccctgtctaaTGTTTCCATAGTGATTGTGGAGCGAAACAAGACGTTCAGTTGATGCTCCTCCACTGAGGTACCTTCATCAGGCAGATGAGATGCTGTGAGCACATGTAGCAGGTCCAGCACAGCCATCTTAACAGCCTTGAGAGCATCTCTCTTCTTAGAACAGTGACTCACAGTTACTGGATGTGGCTTTATACGtcacacattatttttaagtgagtctaaaatatgaaaatgttttagttCCCAGTAGAAACACAATTACCTTGTACAAAATTTGGATAAATAAGAACCAGTGGTCCAAAGTAAGATCCATGATTAGGCCCATGATTACAAACAATATGACAAATCAAAAcagtaaatgtttttcttcttattaccCTCAGGCCATATGAATGGAGACTGAGAGAGTGTGGGAAGTTCTATTACAACAGTGCTTAACTCCACTGAACATGCTGCTGTGACATAAAAATATACCCACAGCCCACACCCCAACCCAACCTCCAGCCTCTTACCCAGCATCACCAGTACATGTGTCAGCATCTCCTTGCTGGTTGCCAGGGCAATGCAGGTGATGCTTGCCATATCTGAATTAAGTGGGAGAAAACACATCCAAAGCTCTTTTCTCTAGCTAATGCTCAGGATTCATCAAGTTGCCAGTTTTGACGTTAATCCAGATAACTGCCCTAGTAGTTTCTGCCAGGCCCCCTTCACCTCCTTATTCCTTACACTATAAATCATAGGGTTCAACATGGGTGTCAAAACGGCATAGAAGAGAGAGATCAACTTCTCCTGAAGAATAGAGGGGCTGGAGCGGGGCTGGATGTAAGTGAAAATGGCCATGCCATAGCACAAGACAACCACTGCGAGGTGAGACGCACAGGTGTGGAaggctttctttcttccctctctggacTGGATCTTCAGGATGGTGGAGATGATCTGGATGTAGGACAAGAGGACCAGGCAGAAGGGTGTCATCAGCAAGACAATGCTAGAAACCATGATCGCTATCTCATTGGAGGAGGTGTCCACACAGGCCAGTCTGACCACAGCTAGGAGTTCACAGGATATGTGATCAATATACTTGTTTGCACACATGGGCAGCTGAAAGGTGATGATGGTCTGCATGAGAGAGTTGAGAGAACCACTGACCCAGGATGTGATGGCCAACCTGGTACAGAGCCCTCCGTGCATGATGACCGAGTATCGCAGGGGGTCGCACACAGCCACATAGCGGTCGTAGGCCATCACTGCCAGTAGAACAAACTCAATCCCACCCAAGCCCAAGGAGAAAAATAACTGGGCTGCACAGCTCACAAATGGGATTGCTTTATGTTCTATTAGAAGATGCACCAACATCTGGGGGACGATGCTTGTGGCATAAGAGACATCAACAAGGGAGAGGTTGGTGAGAAAGAAGTACATGGGAGTGTGGAGTCGGCTGTCCAGTCTGATCAGAAGGACAATGAGGAAGTTCCCCAGCACTGTCACCATATATATGATCAAGAAGAGGACAAAGAGGGAGACCCGTGTGTCCCAGTCACTGGACAGGCCAAGGAGTATGAACTCTCTCACATAAGTCTGGTTACCCgttcccatttaaaaatgtgaagattGTTAATCTGCAAAGAGAGTCAGAAACAAGAGAAGTGGTTGAatcaaagaattataaaaatgactttttgtgAGTTCATTTTATACACAATTGGCTAGCTTTAATCAGATGTTTAAGACCATTTGTGGGCCAAGATGATAGGCTTTATTCCAACATATATCTATTCTGTACCAGAGGCAGCCCAGCACCTTCAAAGGACATGAGGCGGTCTCAGGAAGACCCAGTTAAATCCTGGAGATAATGCACTGCAATTTTAGGAGCTCACATCTTTGCCAACTTAcctcagattgagagtgagg
This DNA window, taken from Neofelis nebulosa isolate mNeoNeb1 chromosome 4, mNeoNeb1.pri, whole genome shotgun sequence, encodes the following:
- the LOC131508369 gene encoding olfactory receptor-like protein OLF3, with translation MGTGNQTYVREFILLGLSSDWDTRVSLFVLFLIIYMVTVLGNFLIVLLIRLDSRLHTPMYFFLTNLSLVDVSYATSIVPQMLVHLLIEHKAIPFVSCAAQLFFSLGLGGIEFVLLAVMAYDRYVAVCDPLRYSVIMHGGLCTRLAITSWVSGSLNSLMQTIITFQLPMCANKYIDHISCELLAVVRLACVDTSSNEIAIMVSSIVLLMTPFCLVLLSYIQIISTILKIQSREGRKKAFHTCASHLAVVVLCYGMAIFTYIQPRSSPSILQEKLISLFYAVLTPMLNPMIYSVRNKEVKGAWQKLLGQLSGLTSKLAT